In Aspergillus nidulans FGSC A4 chromosome IV, a single window of DNA contains:
- the mirC gene encoding siderophore transporter mirC (transcript_id=CADANIAT00000579) → MPLLEPSATAYGTFGDMRPDTEDEGERLLTDGYVSDDDGSAVTSVDSVQEGVRKIEAINITWTTRSLVIAYISIFLMAFCTSLEGQTIMSLSAYATSAFSKHSLISTVLVVQNVVNAVIKPPMAKIADVFGRFEAFCVSILIYVLGYIQMAASTNVQTYASAQIFYAAGSTGLQILQQVFIADSSSLLNRALLALLPELPFLVTVWIGPTIADVVLENSSWRWGYGMWSIILPASFLPLALSLLLNQRKAKRLNLIKERPHHRRGFVAAVRRTWYDLDIFGLALLSAAVTLILVPLTLAANTKNGWKSNSIVAMIVIGVVCLILLPFWETSKKLAPKPLLSLHLLKQRTALAGCCLAFFYFMAFYFSVQPYLYSYLQVVQGYDVATAGRVTQTFAFTSTIAAFGVSILIKYTRRYRVYVTLGCVIYMTGLLLMLLYRKEGSSPLQVLGTQVIVGMGGGLLNVPVQLGVQASASHQEVAAATAMFLTSMEMGGAVGAAISGAVWTHNIPRKLNLYLPDEYKSEAGAIFGKLTKALSYEMGTPVRSAINRSYQETMNKLLVLALLATLPLIPLSLLMSNYKLDKMSESSDHDDASPRNGLGPGERAKRT, encoded by the exons ATGCCCCTGCTTGAACCTAGCGCAACCGCGTATGGCACATTCGGCGACATGAGACCAGATActgaagacgagggagagCGCCTCCTGACGGACGGATATGTGAGCGACGACGATGGTAGTGCAGTGACCTCCGTGGATTCGGTCCAGGAGGGTGTGCGGAAAATCGAAGCAATCAACATTACATGGACGACCCGATCCCTGGTCATAGCTTATATCAG CATTTTCCTTATGGCCTTCTGTACTTCTTTGGAGGGCCAGACAATCATGTCACTCTCTGCTTATGCCACTAGTGCATTCAGTAAACATTCCTTAATATCAACAGTTCTTGTTGTCCAAAACGTCGTCAATG CTGTAATTAAACCTCCGATGGCCAAGATCGCCGATGTCTTTGGTCGCTTTGAAGCATTCTGTGTCAGCATCTTGATATATGTCCTCGGTTATATTCAAATGGCCGCATCGACGAACGTTCAGACCTATGCATCTGCCCAGATCTTCTACGCTGCCGGATCCACGGGCTTACAAATCCTTCAGCAAGTCTTCATTGCCGACAGTAGCAGTCTTCTGAATAGGGCACTCTTGGCCCTACTTCCAGAGCTGCCGTTCCTGGTCACAGTTTGGATAGGGCCCACAATTGCCGATGTAGTGCTTGAGAATAGCTCGTGGCGCTGGGGCTACGGGATGTGGTCAATCATATTGCCCGCTTCGTTTCTGCCGCTCGCTCTTTCATTGCTGCTGAACCAACGGAAGGCCAAGAGATTGAACCTGATCAAAGAACGACCCCACCACCGGCGTGGATTCGTTGCAGCAGTCCGTCGCACTTGGTACGACCTTGATATCTTTGGATTGGCGTTGCTTTCTGCGGCGGTGACGTTGATACTTGTTCCTCTTACCCTTGCTGCCAACACGAAAAATGGATGGAAGAGCAACAGCATTGTTGCGATGATCGTAATAGGCGTTGTATGTCTCATACTGTTGCCTTTCTGGGAGACCTCAAAAAAGCTTGCGCCTAAACCGCTCCTGTCCCTCCATTTGCTCAAGCAGCGGACGGCTCTTGCAGGTTGTTGCTTGGCATTCTTTTACTTCA TGGCCTTTTACTTCTCAGTCCAGCCATATCTCTATTCCTACTTGCAAGTTGTACAGGGCTACGACGTTGCCACGGCTGGCCGTGTCACTCAGACCTTTGCTTTTACGTCAACGATCGCTGCATTTGGTGTCTCCATCCTGATTAAGTATACACGCCGATACCGTGTATATGTAACTCTTGGTTGTGTTATCTACATGACTGGTttgctgctgatgttgctgtaCCGCAAAGAAGGCAGCTCTCCCCTACAAGTTCTAGGAACGCAGGTCATTGTGGGCATGGGAGGCGGGCTCCTTAATGTTCCCGTACAACTCGGTGTTCAGGCGTCGGCGAGCCACCAGGAAGTAGCTGCCGCCACCGCCATGTTTCTTACGTCCATGGAAATGGGAGGTGCAGTCGGCGCTGCTATCTCGGGAGCTGTCTGGACCCACAACATCCCGCGCAAACTCAACCTCTATCTCCCTGACGAGTACAAGTCTGAAGCCGGCGCAATTTTTGGCAAGCTGACCAAGGCCTTGTCTTACGAAATGGGAACACCCGTTAGGTCCGCCATCAATCGATCATATCAAGAAACGATGAATAAGCTTCTTGTGCTGGCATTGTTAGCCACGCTTCCGCTGATTCCATTGAGTCTTCTTATGTCGAACTATAAGCTGGATAAG ATGAGCGAATCCTCTGATCATGATGATGCTTCACCAAGAAATGGATTGGGGCCAGGAGAAAGAGCAAAACGAACATAG
- the cdc42 gene encoding Rho family GTPase cdc42 (transcript_id=CADANIAT00000581) has protein sequence MVVATIKCVVVGDGAVGKTCLLISYTTNKFPSEYVPTVFDNYAVTVMIGDEPYTLGLFDTAGQEDYDRLRPLSYPQTDVFLVCFSVTSPASFENVREKWFPEVHHHCPGVPCLIVGTQVDLRDDPAVRDKLARQKMQPIRKEDGDRMAKDLGAVKYVECSALTQYKLKDVFDEAIVAALEPAPKKRSRCVLL, from the exons ATGGTCGTAGCAACTATCAA GTGTGTTGTGGTCGGTGATGGTGCTGTCGGGAAGACCTGTCTCCTGATCTCATACACAACGAACAAATTCCCTTCAGAATATGTGCCCACCGTGTTCGATAACTATGCTGTGACTGTCAT GATCGGCGATGAGCCCTACACTCTAGGATTATTTGATActgctggtcaagaagatTATGACCGACTTCGTCCTCTCTCATACCCGCAGACAGATGTATTCCTTGTCTGCTTTTCTGTGACCTCCCCCGCATCTTTCGAGAACGTGCGCGAAAAGTGGTTCCCCGAAGTTCACCACCACTGCCCCGGCGTCCCATGCCTGATTGTTGGGACACAAGTCGATCTCCGGGATGACCCCGCCGTTCGCGACAAGCTGGCTCGGCAAAAGATGCAACCGATTCGCAAAGAAGACGGTGACCGCATGGCCAAGGATCTGGGCGCCGTGAAATATGTCGAATGCTCCGCATTGACCCAATACAAGCTCAAGGATGTCTTTGACGAG GCTATTGTTGCGGCACTCGAACCGGCCCCTAAGAAGAGGTCGAGGTGCGTTCTGCTATAG
- a CDS encoding agmatinase (transcript_id=CADANIAT00000582) gives MKLTWAGLWALAGTALCCSHHDEESVPQEVREELLKKWNQEWSFSGHASFAHLKPVKCLVEPDEKYDIAIIGAPFDTAVSYRPAGARFGPRAIRAASARQMAGTSYNTRAGINPYSSWATIKDCGDIPITPFDNGLAERQMYEAFLELGTRSPVTPASSEYGSKGISAGKSKLVTLGGDHSVALPALRALYQIYQKPITVLHFDAHLDTWNPVRYSAYWQSEQSAFNHGSFFHKASREGLICNSTSAHAGLRTRLTGIDDSDYTAPGTPEQGFMRIHADDIDELGGPMGVVNKIMERIGLDLDQPVYLSVDIDVLDPSTAPGTGTPEPGGWTTREFIRILRGIEKLNIVGADIVEVSPSYDNKGETTALAAAQVAYEIITSMVKNGAGKDLGGWYGRKESVTQESVPVVDAEAEVEAEVPEPESVLKDEL, from the exons ATGAAGCTGACCTGGGCTGGATTGTGGGCGTTGGCTGGAACGGCGCTGTGCTGCTCTCATCATGACGAAGAGTCTGTTCCTCAAGAGGTGCGAGAGGAGCTACTGAAGAAATGGAATCAAGAG TGGTCTTTCTCCGGACATGCCAGCTTTGCGCACTTGAAGCCCGTCAAATGTCTGGTCGAGCCGGATGAGAAGTACGACATTGCCATCATCGGTGCGCCTTTCGACACCGCGGTCAGCTACCGCCCAG caggagctcgcTTTGGTCCGCGCGCAATCCGCGCCGCCAGCGCCCGCCAAATGGCTGGGACATCCTACAACACCCGCGCAGGGATAAACCCATACAGCTCATGGGCGACGATCAAAGACTGCGGCGACATCCCCATTACCCCATTCGACAACGGGCTCGCTGAGCGCCAAATGTACGAGGCCTTTCTGGAACTCGGCACCCGCAGCCCCGTCACGCCCGCCTCATCTGAGTATGGCAGCAAGGGCATCTCCGCGGGCAAGAGCAAGCTCGTCACGCTGGGAGGCGACCATAGCGTTGCGCTCCCTGCCCTTCGAGCGTTGTATCAGATTTATCAGAAGCCTATTACTGTCCTGCACTTCGACGCGCACCTGGACACCTGGAACCCAGTGCGATACTCGGCGTACTGGCAGTCGGAGCAGTCGGCATTCAACCATGGCAGCTTTTTCCACAAGGCGAGTCGTGAGGGGCTAATTTGCAACTCGACCTCTGCACATGCGGGTCTGCGGACAAGACTTACCGGTATCGATGACAGCGATTACACGGCCCCCGGAACGCCGGAGCAAGGGTTCATGCGTATTCACGCTGACGATATCGATGAGCTTGGTGGACCCATGGGTGTCGTCAACAAAATTATGGAGCGTATTGGCCTCGATTTGGACCAGCCTGTTTATCTCTCTGTGGACATTGACGTACTTGACCCTTCTACTGCGCCAGGCACTGGGACACCCGAGCCCGGTGGCTGGACAACCCGTGAGTTCATCCGCATTCTGCGGGGGATTGAGAAGTTGAACATAGTTGGCGCGGATATCGTCGAAGTATCTCCAAGCTATGATAACAAGGGTGAGACGACTGCCCTCGCCGCTGCGCAGGTGGCGTATGAGATCATCACTAGCATGGTCAAGAACGGTGCGGGTAAGGACTTGGGTGGGTGGTATGGACGTAAGGAAAGCGTTACCCAGGAGTCTGTTCCAGTGGttgatgctgaagctgaagttgaagccgAAGTGCCGGAGCCTGAGTCCGTGCTCAAGGACGAACTTTAA
- a CDS encoding putative beta-ketoacyl synthase (Cem1) (transcript_id=CADANIAT00000583), giving the protein MILQLSPSISNVSTSRKGRSITGADASKQGVRRTWKRLLDGHCGIVNIRHRDARYADLPCEIAAVVPSGARAEGRWTASEWLSKDDERKMARFAQYAMAAAEEALEDAEWKPKAEDQLEATGVCLGSGIGNFDEIYDAVVAYDTKGYKKLSPLFVPKLLINLGAGHISMKYGFMGPNHSATTACTTGAHSIGDAARFIACGDADVMLAGGAESCIHPLAIGGFARARSLATAYNDRPEKSSRPFDADRDGFVVGEEHAKARGARIYAEVKGYGCSGDAHHMTAPKANGGGALLAMKKALKNACLEPSAVDYINAHATSTVIGDAAENAAIKALLLGPGGKQKAADVNVSSTKGAIGHLLGGAGAVEALFTVLAIHENVMPPTINLDRLNDGFDFNYAPNEAQERRIDLALTNSFGFGGTNSSLCFSKHGL; this is encoded by the exons ATGATTCTGCAGCTTTCTCCTAGCATCTCCAATGTCTCCACTTCCCGAAAAGGAAGGTCAATTACAGGCGCCGACGCTTCCAAACAAG GGGTTCGTCGAACTTGGAAGCGGCTGCTTGATGGCCATTGTGGGATCGTTAACATTAGACATCGGGATGCTCGATATGCAGACTTGCCCTGTGAGATTGCCGCGGTTGTTCCGAGCGGTGCTCGCGCGGAGGGGAGATGGACGGCATCCGAATGGTTGAGTAAAGAT GATGAGCGCAAGATGGCACGATTCGCCCAGTATGCAATGGCTGCTGCGGAAGAGGCCCTGGAGGATGCAGAGTGGAAGCCAAAGGCTGAAGATCAGTTAGAAGCAACAGGAGTCTGTCTGGGATCTGGAATTGGCAATTTTGATGAGATTTATGATGCAGTGGTAGCGTACGACACAAAAGGCTACAAAAAACTGTCTCCTTTGTTCGTACCGAAGTTGTTGATCAATCTTGGGGCTGGGCATATATCCATGAAGTATGGCTTTATGGGCCCTAACCATTCAGCAACTACCGCTTGTACGACGGGTGCCCATTCTATTGGCGATGCTGCTCGTTTTATTGCTTGCGGAGATGCGGATGTCATGCTTGCCGGCGGGGCGGAGTCTTGTATTCACCCACTTGCTATTGGAGGCTTCGCAAGGGCACGAAGTCTAGCAACGGCGTACAATGACCGTCCTGAGAAGTCTTCGCGGCCGTTTGATGCTGACCGTGATGGCTTCGTGGTCGGCGAGG AGCATGCTAAGGCACGAGGTGCTCGTATATATGCTGAGGTGAAAGGCTACGGTTGTTCAGGAGACGCCCACCATATGACAGCCCCCAAGGCGAACGGTGGAGGCGCTCTGCTAGCAATGAAAAAAGCCCTAAAGAACGCTTGTCTCGAGCCCTCAGCTGTCGACTATATTAACGCCCATGCAACTTCGACTGTCATCGGCGACGCTGCTGAAAATGCCGCAATCAAGGCTCTCCTCCTTGGCCCCGGGGGTAAACAGAAAGCGGCTGATGTGAATGTCAGCAGTACCAAGGGAGCCATAGGACATCTACTAGGAGGAGCGGGAGCCGTCGAGGCTCTATTTACTGTCCTTGCTATTCATGAG AATGTTATGCCACCTACCATTAACCTGGATCGTCTGAATGACGGTTTCGACTTTAATTACGCGCCCAATGAGGCTCAGGAGCGCCGTATTGATCTAGCGTTGACGAATAGCTTCGGATTTGGGGGGACGAATAGCAGTCTTTGCTTCTCGAAGCACGGGCTATAG
- a CDS encoding MT-A70 family (transcript_id=CADANIAT00000584) — MKSDSSPILYQNSSSTVFLVDIPASIARAQDLLPQPHPDISDGTRSTPTAYLHRNKHKSRHLLSTLPLKQPYAVPNEPKSKSAQAKILARIPQSESEFHEAIRPVVLDALSEIRQNYSQGSDWCLPRHLLGGANGFNPGANPKQNEDVRFKQLDKTQEGNNTRENRKLPKRGYNHAFNREEQNHESLAIQVLPRLRGSGFTADTYDTVQIQHQPPLILSPGKNRFEYGDELCNKLVKNTSSDAAIIELRSLSTVKSGEWLSPDAEHIQNQGQVYLIPPLSRFILRDLPISKELDYTNSSPIPGLDPEQKFNLIVLDPPWANRSVRRSGYYQTQTYHDNELLMGYISSVLAVHSYSHPYLPPQIDDTADLRQYRSQSGSNLSTAAIWITNSAKSRAIAHSALNESGFSVCEEWIWIKTTVQGKPVTPIEGLWRKPYEVLVIGKREPEPATTCIRSTGAKAVLRRVIAAVPDVHSRKPNLKAIFEKIFFTASSESADIGLDTVTGISDQIIRYTALEVFARNLTAGWWACGNEVLKFNSESWWVDEDG, encoded by the coding sequence ATGAAATCTGATAGTTCCCCAATCCTCTATCAAAATTCCAGCTCTACCGTCTTCCTAGTCGACATTCCTGCGTCCATTGCACGAGCGCAGGACCTCTTACCACAGCCACATCCCGACATTTCTGATGGAACTAGATCAACCCCTACTGCATATCTACATAGAAATAAACACAAAAGTCGACATCTTCTATCTACACTTCCATTGAAACAACCATACGCTGTCCCAAACGAGCCAAAATCGAAATCTGCGCAGGCAAAGATTCTCGCGCGGATCCCGCAATCGGAAAGTGAATTCCACGAAGCAATCCGCCCGGTAGTATTGGATGCCCTAAGTGAAATCCGACAAAATTATTCACAAGGCTCAGACTGGTGTCTTCCTAGGCATCTCCTTGGAGGGGCGAATGGCTTCAATCCAGGGGCGAATCCAAAGCAAAATGAGGACGTGCGCTTCAAACAGCTAGACAAGACTCAAGAGGGGAATAATACGAGAGAAAATCGGAAACTGCCTAAGAGAGGTTATAATCATGCGTTCAACAGAGAGGAGCAAAATCATGAGTCCTTGGCTATACAAGTACTCCCGCGCCTGCGAGGTTCTGGGTTTACGGCAGATACATATGACACTGTCCAGATTCAGCACCAGCCGCCTCTGATTCTGTCACCAGGCAAGAATCGGTTCGAATATGGAGATGAGTTATGCAACAAGCTGGTGAAGAACACATCTTCCGATGCGGCAATCATTGAACTACGGAGTCTGTCTACAGTCAAGTCGGGCGAATGGCTAAGTCCGGATGCTGAACATATTCAGAACCAAGGTCAGGTGTACCTAATTCCCCCTCTATCGCGATTCATTCTGCGCGATTTGCCGATATCAAAAGAGCTGGATTATACGAACTCTTCCCCAATTCCCGGCCTCGACCCGGAACAAAAGTTCAATCTCATTGTCCTTGATCCACCATGGGCGAACAGATCTGTCCGGCGCAGCGGCTACTATCAGACGCAGACTTACCATGATAATGAATTGCTTATGGGCTATATATCATCTGTACTTGCTGTGCATTCTTATTCGCATCCTTATCTGCCTCCTCAGATTGATGACACAGCAGACTTGAGACAGTACAGATCCCAGTCCGGCTCCAACctttccaccgccgcaaTCTGGATCACAAACTCTGCCAAATCACGGGCGATAGCTCACAGTGCCCTTAACGAGTCAGGATTTTCTGTCTGTGAAGAATGGATTTGGATCAAGACCACCGTCCAAGGGAAGCCTGTTACACCGATTGAGGGACTCTGGCGTAAGCCGTACGAGGTCCTCGTTATTGGGAAAAGGGAGCCAGAACCCGCCACCACTTGCATCAGGAGTACTGGTGCTAAGGCTGTTTTGAGAAGGGtcattgctgctgttccGGATGTTCATTCTCGGAAGCCAAATTTGAAGGCAATTTTTGAGAAAATTTTCTTTACAGCCAGCTCTGAGTCTGCAGACATCGGACTTGACACTGTCACCGGCATTTCTGACCAAATCATAAGATATACGGCGCTGGAGGTGTTTGCGAGAAATCTGACAGCTGGCTGGTGGGCTTGTGGGAATGAGGTCCTAAAGTTCAATTCGGAAAGTTGgtgggtggatgaggatgggtGA